A section of the Primulina eburnea isolate SZY01 chromosome 1, ASM2296580v1, whole genome shotgun sequence genome encodes:
- the LOC140806659 gene encoding uncharacterized protein: MKGVMRFGNRGKPRPRYIGPFEILDRVGTLANRVALPPNLAGVHNVFNVSMLRKYIENISHALSYESLQLAPDISYEEMHVQILDRHERRLRNKVTKQIFDTRSGKETGDNLGDF, from the exons atgaagggtgttatgaggtttgggAACAGAGGCAAGCCGAGGCCAAGATACATTGGgccatttgaaattcttgacagagttgggacacttgcTAATCGTGTAGCTCTACCGCCGAATCTAGCTGGAGTACACAACGTGTTCAACGtttcgatgctgaggaagtatatcgAAAATATTTCGCATGCTTTGAGTTATGAATcattgcagcttgctccagatatATCATATGAAGAAATGCATGTCCAAATTCTAGACAGACATGAGCGGAGACTTCGGAAtaaagtgaccaa gcaAATATTCGATACGAGATCGGGAAAAGAGACTGGTGACAATTTAGGCGATTTTTGa